In Parabacteroides timonensis, the genomic stretch GCAGTCGGATTCGGCATCACAGCACAGTCGGCAAATACAAGGAGACCATCTTTTCCATATTCCGGTTTCTTTGTAAACATAAGGAATGCACCCGATACACAACTCATGCCCGGAGCTGTCTTAACGATCTGCAAAGCAGGACGAAGCACATTACCTGTCGTATTCTGTGCACCGGCAATTTCGCCATCGGCATCACCAGCCTTGATCATCAGGCAAGCCAGGAACAAAGGATCTTCAACAAGGACAGCAGCCTTTTCAGGTGTCATACCTTTTTTCTGACGCAATTGGAAAAGCAGATCTGCATAAGCAGCTTTCTTTTCATGATCTTTAGGGTCAACAATAGTAGCCTGTCCGATGTGGTTCAGACCGTAATTAGCTGCCAAAGAGGAAATCTCTGCCGGATTTCCAATCAGAATGATGTCGGCAACTCCATCGGCCAGTAAACGGTCGGCGGCTTTCAATGTTCTTTCTTCTGTTCCTTCGGGAAGAACAATACGCTGCTTGTCAGCTTTAGCGCGTGCAATAATCTCTTGCATTAAGTCCATAGCGGAAGATATTTTTTATAGTATTTAGTAATTGCTACTGTTTGCGGCTACAAAAGTAGACAAAATGCAACATAGAGTTTGCAAAAAGCACAAACTATTTGCAACCAGAGCTGTCACTTTCAGAACATTTAACAGTAATTCACGACTTCTCGCCCTCCGGAAAGGATTTGTTGCAGATCTTCGGCTGAAATATTGATCTCCAGCTTACCATTATGGGCTACAGATATTTTACCACGTTCTTCCGATACAATAATTATCAACGCATCAGTCTCAAGAGACATTCCCAATGCGGAACGGTGCCGCAACCCCAAATCTTTCGGCAGACTGGCATTCTGGGCAACCGGAAGGATACAGCCTGCGGCCTTGATACGCCCATCGGCAATGATCATAGCGCCATCATGCAAAGGGCTGTTCTTAAAGAAAATATTTTCGATCAGGCGGGCATTGACATCAGCGTTGAACATCTCTCCCGTATGCTCATAGACCGAGAGATCGACATCCTGCTGGATCACGATCAGGGCACCGGTCTTTTTACGGGCCATATTCATACAGGCTAATACTACGGGAGCGACAAATTTCCCTTCACGTTCATTGTTCGTATCCCTTTTTGAAAAGAGCTTTCCCAGGAACTTCCATCCCCGATGGGACCCTAACGCCATCAGGAAACGGCGGATCTCATCCTGAAACAGAATAACCAATACTACAAAACCGACACTGATAAACTTATCCAGTATAGCCCCCATCAAACGCATTTCCAACACCTGCGAAACAAGAATCCATACTATAATAAACGAAACTACCCCACTAAAGATGGCCAGCGTACCCGAACTTTTCATCAGTTTGTATGTCTGGTAAAGAAAAAAGGCTACCAGCAGTACATCGATCAGGTCTTTTATTCCGAAATGCATCCACATAATATTAACAGTTGACAGTTGATAGTTGACAGTTGACAGTTTTTAAAACAAGTTTGACGGCTTCGACAGCGGCTTTTACATCATGAACCCGGAGAATATCAGCACCGTTCATCAGTGCCAGCGTGTTCAATACCGTAGTACCGTTCAGGCTATCGGCCGGTGTTCCTCCAAGGAAACGGTAGATCATACTTTTACGGGATATCCCCACCAGGAGAGGAAGTTCGAACAATCCGAATTCCTGCAGATGATTCATCAGAAAGTAGTTCTGATCGACGGTCTTACTGAAGCCAAAGCCGGGATCAAGAATAATATCGTTCACGCCCAGCAAACGCAGTTCACGAACTTTCGTAGCGAAATACAACATGATCTCCTCCATCATATCCGTATAACCGGTATATTGTTGCATTGTTTGGGGAGTCCCCCGCATATGCATCATTATATAAGGTACATTCAGATCGGCTACTGTCGCAAACATGTTTTTATCCAGTTCGCCGCCGGATATATCATTTATGATGGCGACGCCATATTCCTCCACACATTTACGGGCTACATCAGCACGAAAAGTATCCACCGATACCACAGCTTCCGGATAATGCGTATTCAATATCTTCAACGCAAACGCCAGGCGCTCCATTTCTTCTTCCGGGGAAACCTCAGCAGCATCGGGCCGGGAAGAATACCCGCCGATATCGATAATCTCTCCGCCTTCCGAGAGAATTGCCTGTATCCGGTCATTGATAGCTGCTTCATTCTGTTTACGGCTGTCGGCATAGAAAGAGTCGGGGGTTACATTCAAAATACCCATCACGACAGGAGTCGCCAACGACAAGAGTGTACCCTTAATATTGAGCGTTTTATCTAACATTTCGATCCATATTTCCAGCAAAGATACACGATTCTCATTTAAATATTCATTCTTCATTCCTCATTCTTCATTTAATTGTTACTTTTGCTCACCAATAATAAGCAAATGAAAAAAAGCTATGAGTATATCAGAACTGTATGAATTGTTTATACACAATCCGAAAATAACAACAGACAGCCGCAATTGCCCAAGGGGATCTATCTTCTTCGCCCTGAAAGGTGAAAGGTTCGACGGGAACCAATATGCGGAAAAGGCTTTAGCTACCGGTTGCTCCTACGCGGTAATCGATAATCCGGATTATGTCATTGGGGAGCGTACCATTTTGGTCGATAATGTATTGACAACTTTGCAGCAACTGGCTTGTCGTCACCGGAAAATGCTGGGTATTCCTGTTATCGGAATTACCGGAACAAACGGAAAAACCACTACCAAAGAACTATTGGCTGCTGTATTATCGACCAAATTTAACCTGCTTTATACCGAAGGAAACTTCAACAATCATATCGGCGTCCCACTCACCTTGCTTCGCCTGACCCACGACCATGAAATGGCGGTGATAGAAATGGGGGCCAGCCATCCGGGAGATATCAAGGAGCTGGTAGAGATCGCATTACCCAACTACGGGATCATTACAAATGTAGGTCGTGCGCATCTGGAAGGCTTCGGCTCGTTTGAGGGAGTAGTCAAGACCAAAGGAGAGTTATACGACTATATCCGCCGTACCAAAGGCAAGATATTTATTAAGAAAGAGAATAAAGACCTGCAGGAGATTGCCAAAGGAATCGAACAGATCACTTACGGGAACGATGATAGTTCTTTCGCATCAGGCCACATCATCAGTTGTAACCCATACCTTACTTTCGACTGGAAACAGCAGGGCAAGATACATACGGTTGAAACGCATCTGATAGGCGGATATAACCTCGACAATGTATTGACAGCCGTAGCCGTGGGCCGTTATTTCAAGATTCCGGCAGAACGTATCAGCCGGGCTATTGCGGCATACGAACCGACCAACAACCGTTCGCAATTGAAGAAAACAGAACATAATACTTTACTGATCGACGCATACAATGCTAACCCGAGCAGTATGAAGGTGGCTATCGAGAACTTCACTTCCATGCCTGTATCCCCTAAAGCCGTTATTCTGGGAGACATGCGTGAACTGGGCCCGACAAGCGACGAATTGCATGCCGAAGTAATAGCCGAAGTAAAAGCAGGTAAGTTCGATAAGGTATTCCTTTGCGGGGAACATTTCCGGAAAGCGGGCAAAGAGTTTACCACTTATGCAACAACAGAAGAACTGATCGATGCATTAAAAGCCAACCCGTTAAAAGGGTTTCACATCCTGATCAAAGGATCGCATGGGATGGCGTTGGAGAAAACGGTAGAGTTTTTATAACGTAACAAAGATCAGACGTTCTTCTTATACTTTTTATTCGCTCCTGACAGCAGCACAAGGCTACTTGTCAGGAGAACGAACAATATTCTGTATCCTACCACAGCCTACCAACCGGCAACGTTTCGTCTACCGTCCTATTAGCATAGTGAATAATAAAGCAAATACAAAATAGGCAACATAACTACCGGCAGAAACAGCCAATGAAACCAGCAATTGTTTTATAAAAGATTTTTCCCGACGCATATAATTGTAGGTGAATGTAGCTCCCACGATGCCGAATAAAGCACCGAGCAGGCCACCTGTCAATATCAATAAAACAGGAAGACCTCCCACAATATACTCACGGGTGGATAAACGTTCCTCCAGATCTATCTTTTTTCCACGGAAGGTAACTACATGAACGAAATCGAAACCATAGACGATCTTCATCTCTTCTTGTTCACCTTCGGTATTTGTAACATAGTACTTCGGATTAAAAGCTCCCTTCCTTACTATTTCCCTGCCATCCTGAAACAAATGTATTTTAAACATTCCGTACACCAACTTTAGCTCACCTTGTACCCCTTCTATTTTAAAAGTAACTTCCTTTGCCATGTTTTTATTTTATTAGAATTAAGTTTAGAAACACAAATATACAAGAAAGCCCCGGAAATTGGAACTTCCGGGGCCTTTTTTGTGTCTGTTTTTCTCCTTCGCAGGAGTACTGGCAGATGAACTTTATTTTATTACTTTAGTATTAAACTATCACCTTTTCCCCCTCGCGGGATACTTGACCCTAAGATCGCGTGATAGAATTTTATTTCAATTTAAATGTATTCTTATTTTACAATTGCCTTTACAGCAGCTTCACCTTCAACAGCTACAACAACTACACCTTGAGGAGCAGCGATTTCTGCATTGTCGGAAGAAAGAACTGTGTTAGCGATAGTCTGACCAAGGATATTGCTGATAGCAACTGTCTTGCCCTGAGCACCCTTGATAGTTACATAACCTTCGCCGGCAATTACACTTACTGAAGATGCGTTGATATTTTCGTTAGCAACAGGAGCTTCAGTTGTCTTAGAAATATTGAAGATAGCTGCATCAGCAATCTTATCTGTCAATACAGGTACACCATTCAAGATGCGAACGAAAGCACCACCTACAGTTTCCATATAGAAGCTCTTAGTATCCTGATCTTTGATTCTCAGAGCGAATGTAGCCTTGTTAGGAGTGTTATTTTTAACTATCAGTGAATCATTCTTATGTTGTTTTGTACCAACAAACTTAGAGCTGGAGATAATGATAGTATCAGCAATGTGAGTTGCAGGAACAAATGCCAAACGATAAGCGCCGTCGTACAAGCTCGGGTGAGTCTTAACGCCTGCAGGCACAGAGTCTGACAATGATACCAGATAATCAGCTGTGCGGTAAGCATCAGTTGCTTTTCTATGACTCGGGTCAGTACAGTTCGGGTTCTTATCCGGGCAATCAATGATTGTACCGGCTTCCTGATAAGACTGACGCAGACCGATCATATACTGAGGCATATAGTTGTCTTCACGATCAACATAAGCTGTATCAATGAATAGAGCAGCTTCACTCTGTGTTGCAGCAGCATTATAAATACCTAAGAAATTCAAGCTATCTTTAGCAACTTCGTTACCATTGTTAGCTACGATATTTACAGAGTTTTCATACAGGAAGCGGGTCGGCTCATTTTCCATGAAGATCTTAGCAGAATCAACACCGTTCAGCATCAAACCATCGTCAGCCTTTGTTACACCCAGTTCGCGGTAAACATTCAGGTTGGTCTGTTCGATTGTGAAGTAGTCGTTCTTTTCAGAGATCAAAGAAGAAGATTCTACGATCGGCTGTTTCGGCTGTGGGTTAACAGTCATCTTAGCCCAAGTAGCAGCTGTCTTTGTATCAATCATCATATACTGACCTTCAGCAACAGCTTTAAAGTAGAATGCTGCTTTGCTTTCAGCTTCCTTGCTATCAGATCTTGTAATGCTAAATACGTTATCATTAGAATTGTTGTAGATATAGTATTTGTTACCATCAGCATCTGTCATATAAACATGATATTTAGCACGTTTCATATCTTCAAAACCAACAACTTCAAGACCATAAGGCAGTTTGCTGTCTTTTACTGTTTCCAAATACCAAACTACAGCGTCTTCACCTAATACTACTACGCTGTCTTTCTTAGACTGCATATACAGAGCATTCAGATAAGGAGAAGCAGAAGATATCTTGAAAGTACGATTGATCAAACTGTTGTCTTCACCAGCATAGAAGTAACCGTTGTAATCGTAAGCAACTTTATCTTCTGTTTCAAACTTCAAGCCAGAACGATCAACAGCGATCAGTTTCAAGGTATCAGTACCATTTGTATATGTATCAGCGATAGCCTTACCATCTTCGTCTTTTACTACGAATACCGGACCTACATATTCAACAGCAGCTGTTTCACGGTTTACAATCTGATAGTAACCGTCTGTTGCACCCTTAACAATAGCCCACTGAGTTGCAGGGTTGTAAGTGCTTGTATCAGCAGAAGCTACAATAGCCATGCTACCATCCTCATCACTGTAAGAAGCTACATTAAACTTGTCAGTATTCTTCGGATCAACCTCATTCTTAATCTGCCAGAAGTACAGGTTATTAGTTGCGATAACAGCATCACCAGCCATTGTTGCGTACGGCTGCATCAAAGGTAATGTGTAACCGTTGATAGTGCCGTCATCTTCTTTTTTAGTAGGATCTAGTGCACCATCATTAACAACAGTCAGAACCATACCTTTACCAAGTTTACGAAGGACTACCTGACCATTATTAGCAGACTCTGTTGTTAAAGCTGTTGTTCCATTAGTAAAATATTTACCAGCAACTGAAACAGGTTGTTCTATAGCTTCTGCATACTTAACTGCATCAAACGCAACTGCATAATCTGTAACAGCTGCAGCATTTGCTGTATTATTTGTTTTAACAGCTTCAATCAATGCTGAATTTTCATCTACAGTAGTAAAGGTATAATCACTTCCATATACACCACCTAAATTAATAAATTTATTATATGCAGCATCCAAAGCATTTAATGCACCGCGCAAAGTTGTATTTTCCGCAGCTACTGCCAATACAGCATCTTTCAACTCGTCATATCCAACAATAGGGGTTGCTTGACCATCTACTTTTGTTTGAGCAGGACACTCAAAATCAGCAAACAGAACTGTGTAAGCTTGAACATCAGTGTGAGTAGCTGCGTCATCCACTGCTGTAATCAGAGTCTGACCAGTACTAGTTCCACCAGTATTCCAAGTACCATTTGCATCAAACTTTGCAGCAGCAAAAGTAATAGCAGCATCTGTGTTATTTTCAGCAGCCTTAGTCAAGAAAGCCTGATAAGCTGCGTCCAAGTTAGCAATCTCTGTATCGGCACCGTTACCCTGAGCTTTAGTCTTAGCCGCATCATAACCAGCAATAGCAGAAACAGTTCCTGGAGTCACAGTTTGAGCCGATTGCTTTAAATCACTAAAAGCGTCAACATAACTAGTTATTGCAGCGACTGTAGGAGTATTAAGATCTTTTACAGCATCAATTAAAGCAGCATTATCTGTTTTAAATTCAACCTCAGCATTTGTAGAATTGGATGCTGCAATGAAAGACTCATAAGCAGTATTCAATGCATTAACAGCATCTTTCAAGTCCTTGTTTGCTGCAGTTGCCATAATAGCAGCAGTATATAAATCTGTATAACCATCAATATCAGTCAAAACACTAACCATCTCAGTACCAGACACATTCAAAGGTTTAGGAACAACTGTTGTATTCAGAACCAAAGAGTCATTTCCATAGTAATACACACCTGAAAATTCAGCAGAAACAGAGGCACGTTTAATATTACTTCCTTTTGCAGAATTTACGGTGCCTGTAAATGCACCTGCAATATAATCAACTTCGCCAACTTTTCCAGCTGCATATTTATCATTAGGTACTGTATCAGCTACCAATGCAAAATATTTATTGGCATCATCCTGATAAATCGTATCAACCTGCAAATATTTCTTCTTGTCGATCTGAATATAACCTTTTCCATCTTTTGTTTTTGTCATGTCATTTGTAAAACCTTTCACAGTCTCACCATTCCACAAAGCAAAAGTATTAGCAGCAGAGGTATATTCAACAGCTTCCCACTTTTTAGCAGCAGTTAAAACGTTTGTTTCGTTAGAAGAAACGTCTTTTCCATTGTTGAAATACAATTTACCACCATTACCCGGCAAAGCCATAACATCATTGAAAGCTTTAGCTGTCAATGTGATGTAGTCATTCGGTAAAGTAATAGTAAATGCTGTTCCGGTCAAAGTTCCTGGTAAACCCTGTTTTGCAGCTAACTTCAAATTAGCATCCAAATAGAAAGTAGAGTCCTTACCTGCCGTTGCATTAGGAACATAAGCATACAAATGACCATTTGCATCAACAGACCATTCTTTGTTACCTGTTGCATCGATCTTAGCAACAGCAGTTGATGCACCTTTGTTATTTGTCTGCAACTTGATAGCCAAATACTCACCAGTTTGTTTGTTTACAAAACGATAAGACAGAGCTGCACTTGTTTCTGCAGGTTTAATAACTTCAACACGCCATAATGTGTTGAACAAATCTTTGAAAGTCTTTCCTTCTTGGAAAGCATTGTTTTGAATAATGCTATTCAGATCAACCTTACTCAGAACGCCATTGTTTCCAATTGCAAGAGCAGAAGTACCCTCTGTTCCTAATTTAACATAGTCCCCAGCTTTAGCTTCTGTTGGCATTCCTGCCGCCTGTGCGCTAAAAGAGAACCCACCCGCCAGCAGGACGCTGGCAACAAGCGTAGAAAACTTTTTGTTCATAATTCTAAATTTAATATTAATACTAATGTTAATGAAAACTTCTTTGTACACGTTCTATAGCTGAAATGACTAGCTAAAACGTTCCTTTTTTCTAGTCATTCTTTCCGGGTTCGTGGTCAGAACGCCCTATTTCGTACAAACTTTGCTATTCGGTTGATAAGAAAGCATATAGAGATGGAAAATATTTTTACGAAATGATTGCAGAAACGAAACTTATGTCTAAATTTGTAGACTAGAAAAAAGGAACGTTTTCTCTAGTCATTCCGATTCGTTCGTAATACCCTTCATAAAAGTCATTTAAATCACTTTTCTTTATATATAATGTACCCGCGTACATCTTATATATGTATTTTTTCGACATCTCATTTCCAGCACCTTACGAACACCTGATTTACCGATTTTCAAACCATCCCCGAAATTTGCCTGAAAAGCAGGTTATTTTCCCCCTTTCCAGCCATCTGCCGGCTACTACTACGGAGGCAGTTTAAACGATCCGGCATCTGCCGGCAATCACCTGCGGGGTAAAGGGGAATACATGCCGAACTAATCTTTGTTCGACACAGGTCAAACAGCTGTTCGACGAGTGTCAGACAGCTGTCCCATACGGGTCGAACAGCTGTCCCACACCCGTCAAACAAAGATTAAGTGAGGAGTCAGCAAGAATAGGAAGCACGTAAAGGAGATCAGAAGGAAGGAGAACAACAACAACACAAAGGCAATTGGTACTTACTCCTTTGCCGATGGATTTTCATCGTTATCCATAAACAACACCTTCTTCAGCTTCTGATACAGGAAGGACAGGACAAGCAGGATAACCCCCAGCATGATAAAGACAATGATCTTTCCGACCGTAGGCAACAACCACAAATCGACAATAACCAGCTTCAGAAGGACAACGCCAAAGACTGCCAGGCTAATCATACGCAGAATCTTAAGATGCAAACGCATACCAAACGACATTTGAATAAAGCCCGCAATACTCAGGGAAATGGAAAGGGCTGCACTCGATTCATTCTGTAAACCGGAAAGATACAATATATTATGCACAGCAACTGCCCATAGTATAGTTGAAGCAATTGCAATAAACGAAGTCATCAGGTTCGCCCTTTTCTGACGAAAATCGAAAGAACGGTAATACCATTTTCCAAGAAGAAACAGATGGATTACTACAATAACGAGGGACATCCACTGCAAAATAAACAGGGAAGAATCACCATACTCGTTGGCAACCCGCGAAAGCAGGATAAACAAACAGCCGGAAAGCCCCGTTGCCACCGCATAAACGACAGAGAATCGCTCCATCGAAAAACGCTTCCTCAACCCAATCAACAGTAATAACAGGGTAAAGCCTGTAAAGGCCAGACAAGAACAACAACTCAACGGCCAGTACGCTATATTACGGTAGAAATCTACAATAAACGAAAGATATACCACACCACAGGCTACCAGTAACGAAATCACACTAAAAGGAATATATTTCAGGCTCACCGCTCCGGCAAACAGTTCTTTCTCCCGTTCCATCAACCAGGCAAACAAGCCAAAGGCCAACCCGGTAAAGATCCCGGTAGCAAAAGTGCCGTTCAGCAACAAAGGCTGAACAAGACCTTCCGATAAGGCATTCTCCACATCGATCAGGAAAGAAATGATTGTAAGGAAAAGAAGAGCTAAAGCAAAATACTCATAAACAGTCTGCCGGAACTTTGTGAAAAACCACAGGACAGCAACCATTTCGGTAGCCCAAAGCAGCGTGATGAAACTACCTTCCAACTGGATAGGTATGCTTATCGAAATAAAGGTCAGAAACATACCTGTCAATGCGGTAAACAGATAACCAGTATCCGACTTTCTCCGACGTATGGCAAAAGCAAGGCATACGTTAACCAAAGCAATAAACAAGGTGAATGCACCTTTGATATTATAAGGCAACTGCAACTCATGGAGATACCATAAAGCAAAATAAAGATAGATGAAATTATTCAATACAACAATCATCATCAGCGGCTGATTCGCTTTCTTATTATCCGTACGCAACACAGAAACGACAGGCAGCAGGAATATCAGATAAAACAAGGTGGAGAAAAGCAACAAATGGATCAATTGTCCGCTTCCGGCAATATCCAGATCGGCCACCAGTGAATATCCCAGCATGATCACATAAGTAGCCACAAAGCCGATAACAGGTAACTCTCCCCATTTCTTATACAACGACAAACCGAACATACCCAGATTCAAAATTGTCAGATAAATAAACAGAACCAGGTAGTTTCCCATCCCGTTACTGACCAGGAAAGGAGCGATAAAGCCACCCACCAGACCTATAATAGCCAGTTCGCGCCGGTTGTAAACCACCGAAAGCAAGGACATCAACACCGTCAGTACCACCAATATAACAAACGCAACAGTCTGGCTGAACAAACCGTAATAATGATAAGCCATCGCCACCGTTACATAAAAAATGGCAAAAGCGCCACCCGCCAGCAGGGAACTGAATGTGCGATAGGTGTTCTTCAGCCTTTGCGACACCACCAGCAAGCCGCCGCCGACCACAAAGCCCAGAATCGTGCGGAATACTTCATTTATCCAATCCTTATCGATCGCATATTTAACGAACAATCCCATACCGACCACAAGGACAAGGATACCTATCTTTCCGAATAAATTCTCTCCGATGTATTTCTCGTAATCGACTTTCTTTTTCTCTTTGACGAGGCCGAACGGCTGAATCAGGGGTTGGATTTCTACTTCGTCCGGCTTTTCTTCCGGATAATGCTCAACCGGCTTTTCCACAAAAACCGTAACAGATTCTTCTGCAACATTTTGTACAGGTTCTTCTATTACCACCTCTTTCGGAATATCCTCCGTTATGATAGTCGTACTTGTCCCCGATTGCCGCTTTATCTCTTCCAACTGAGATTCCACATACTTCTTCAGACTATAAATATCTTTCCGGAGAGCATCTGCATGAGCATTCATCTTGCTTATATGAGAATATAGGCTGACCCACACGACAACGATCAGTACGACTAGTAGAAATTCCATAACGTTATATTTAAAGATCGCAACTAAGATACGGATTTATTTGGATTACAGGCAATCGATGATCGCCCTTTGCTTTTCAAAAAATAAGATACGCTGTTTCTCTCCACTGACAGAGATCATCGTCGATGACCTCAATAGCGCCTGCATCCAGTTATAAAAGATCTCATACGCCTTCCCGTCCAAGGACACAACCGAATTCAGGATAAAAGCACGGATCATACTGATACGCAGGTTCTTGGTTTCCAGATAACTGTAACTGGCATCAAAATTAATATTGGATATATAGAGCTGGATCGGATTGCCAGTCTCGCTATATGTTCCCCTCGAAGCAAGAATCTCCAACTTATTAAGAAAATGTTGTAACTCTTGTTTTATCAAACAGACATCCTCTGTGCCGATCAACCGGATACTGCTGTAATACTGGAGGTCATTTACCATATACTGGAAGATCAAAGGGTCCCACACATAAGTTGTATTCTTTATATGTTTGGACTCGGTAGCTGTTACGCGCTGAACCGCCAATAATTTCTCTGCCGATTCAATATCCCGGAAATGGATAGTCCTGTCCGAATGGCCATACTGGTTATACCACTTGAACAAATAAAAACGGGTGATATGTGTATAATCAAGCAGAAAAATAGCAGGCAGAACATTCATACATTCCACATTACAGGAGGCCGGATCTTCCCGTGCTTCCTTCAGCCGTTCGTTATACAGTCCCCACATCCTATAATCGTCTTCAATCGGATCGACGTACTCCACCAGACTCAACTGGTAAGGACGGCTTTTAGCCGAGTTTGTTCCGGCCAGATTATCCAACGAAATTCCTAATTTATTGGAGATCGCCGCAATTTCCGCGAAGGAGAAAGCCACATCGCCCCTCATGCGACGATAAACAGCCTCTCTCTCCAGGCGCAGTAATTCAACCAATGTATTAGTTAAGGTTGCTTTGTGCGGTATCTTCTCTCTGATTGCGCCAATGAATTTTTCGTGAATCAGGTTTTTACTCATAACAACAATTTTAATGATCGTCAGTAGACAAAAATAATAAAAATAAAGATACGGTTCCTATCCGTTGCAATTTTGACTACTTTTGTACGTATTTACAAATAATCAATAATATGCATGATCTTTGCTGTATAGGGCACATCACGTTAGACAAGATAGTGACCCCTAAAAATACCGTACACATGGCGGGAGGAACCGCATTTTACTTCTCGCATGCGATCAAACATTTCAACGATATAGATTACACATTGATAACCGCACTTGCCGAATCTGAAATGAAGGAGGTCGACAGACTGCGGTCTGAAGGAATCGACGTCGCGGTAATGCCCAGTAAACATTCCGTTTATTTTGAAAACATCTATGGTGAGAATCAGGATAACCGTACACAACGGGTGTTGGCTAAAGCCGATCCTTTCACCATCGATTACCTGAAAGAGGTGGAAGCCAAAATATTCCACCTGGGTAGCTTGTTGGCGGACGACTTTTCATTGGATGTAGTAAAATACATGGCCAACAAAGGGTTTGTCTCGGCCGACTCACAAGGTTATCTACGGGAAGTAAGGGATAAAAATGTATACGCTACCGACTGGGTCGGGAAAGAGGAAGCACTGAAATATATCCATTTCCTAAAAGCCAATGAACTTGAGATGGTGGCACTGACCGGATACTCTGATGTTGCCAGTGCAGCTAAGCAGTTATATGCTTGGGGAGTAAAAGAGGTGTTGATCACTTTAGGCAGCCTGGGATCTGTTATTTATGACGGACAGGCATTCCACAAGATACCGGCCTATAAGCCGAGGGAAGTTGTCGATGCCACCGGCTGTGGCGACACTTACATGACCGGCTACCTGTATCAACGTGCCAAAGGTGCCGGGATAGAAGAAGCAGGATGTTTCGCAGCGGCCATGTCGACTATTAAGATCGAAGCATCAGGCCCTTTCAGCGGAACCAAGGAAGATGTCATCCGTTGCATGGAGACGGCGGAACAACGTTTTCCAGAGATTCAAATTTAGCAAGATAGAGTCTTTTTTATGAGGCTCCGCCTCATGCCGCAGGCTCTCTTTTGCCGTTTGCTTCAGCAAACGGATATCTAAAAGCTCCGGCTTTGCCGGATTCCTCTGTGGGTTTTAACC encodes the following:
- a CDS encoding DUF6383 domain-containing protein; the protein is MNKKFSTLVASVLLAGGFSFSAQAAGMPTEAKAGDYVKLGTEGTSALAIGNNGVLSKVDLNSIIQNNAFQEGKTFKDLFNTLWRVEVIKPAETSAALSYRFVNKQTGEYLAIKLQTNNKGASTAVAKIDATGNKEWSVDANGHLYAYVPNATAGKDSTFYLDANLKLAAKQGLPGTLTGTAFTITLPNDYITLTAKAFNDVMALPGNGGKLYFNNGKDVSSNETNVLTAAKKWEAVEYTSAANTFALWNGETVKGFTNDMTKTKDGKGYIQIDKKKYLQVDTIYQDDANKYFALVADTVPNDKYAAGKVGEVDYIAGAFTGTVNSAKGSNIKRASVSAEFSGVYYYGNDSLVLNTTVVPKPLNVSGTEMVSVLTDIDGYTDLYTAAIMATAANKDLKDAVNALNTAYESFIAASNSTNAEVEFKTDNAALIDAVKDLNTPTVAAITSYVDAFSDLKQSAQTVTPGTVSAIAGYDAAKTKAQGNGADTEIANLDAAYQAFLTKAAENNTDAAITFAAAKFDANGTWNTGGTSTGQTLITAVDDAATHTDVQAYTVLFADFECPAQTKVDGQATPIVGYDELKDAVLAVAAENTTLRGALNALDAAYNKFINLGGVYGSDYTFTTVDENSALIEAVKTNNTANAAAVTDYAVAFDAVKYAEAIEQPVSVAGKYFTNGTTALTTESANNGQVVLRKLGKGMVLTVVNDGALDPTKKEDDGTINGYTLPLMQPYATMAGDAVIATNNLYFWQIKNEVDPKNTDKFNVASYSDEDGSMAIVASADTSTYNPATQWAIVKGATDGYYQIVNRETAAVEYVGPVFVVKDEDGKAIADTYTNGTDTLKLIAVDRSGLKFETEDKVAYDYNGYFYAGEDNSLINRTFKISSASPYLNALYMQSKKDSVVVLGEDAVVWYLETVKDSKLPYGLEVVGFEDMKRAKYHVYMTDADGNKYYIYNNSNDNVFSITRSDSKEAESKAAFYFKAVAEGQYMMIDTKTAATWAKMTVNPQPKQPIVESSSLISEKNDYFTIEQTNLNVYRELGVTKADDGLMLNGVDSAKIFMENEPTRFLYENSVNIVANNGNEVAKDSLNFLGIYNAAATQSEAALFIDTAYVDREDNYMPQYMIGLRQSYQEAGTIIDCPDKNPNCTDPSHRKATDAYRTADYLVSLSDSVPAGVKTHPSLYDGAYRLAFVPATHIADTIIISSSKFVGTKQHKNDSLIVKNNTPNKATFALRIKDQDTKSFYMETVGGAFVRILNGVPVLTDKIADAAIFNISKTTEAPVANENINASSVSVIAGEGYVTIKGAQGKTVAISNILGQTIANTVLSSDNAEIAAPQGVVVVAVEGEAAVKAIVK
- a CDS encoding DUF2339 domain-containing protein; this translates as MEFLLVVLIVVVWVSLYSHISKMNAHADALRKDIYSLKKYVESQLEEIKRQSGTSTTIITEDIPKEVVIEEPVQNVAEESVTVFVEKPVEHYPEEKPDEVEIQPLIQPFGLVKEKKKVDYEKYIGENLFGKIGILVLVVGMGLFVKYAIDKDWINEVFRTILGFVVGGGLLVVSQRLKNTYRTFSSLLAGGAFAIFYVTVAMAYHYYGLFSQTVAFVILVVLTVLMSLLSVVYNRRELAIIGLVGGFIAPFLVSNGMGNYLVLFIYLTILNLGMFGLSLYKKWGELPVIGFVATYVIMLGYSLVADLDIAGSGQLIHLLLFSTLFYLIFLLPVVSVLRTDNKKANQPLMMIVVLNNFIYLYFALWYLHELQLPYNIKGAFTLFIALVNVCLAFAIRRRKSDTGYLFTALTGMFLTFISISIPIQLEGSFITLLWATEMVAVLWFFTKFRQTVYEYFALALLFLTIISFLIDVENALSEGLVQPLLLNGTFATGIFTGLAFGLFAWLMEREKELFAGAVSLKYIPFSVISLLVACGVVYLSFIVDFYRNIAYWPLSCCSCLAFTGFTLLLLLIGLRKRFSMERFSVVYAVATGLSGCLFILLSRVANEYGDSSLFILQWMSLVIVVIHLFLLGKWYYRSFDFRQKRANLMTSFIAIASTILWAVAVHNILYLSGLQNESSAALSISLSIAGFIQMSFGMRLHLKILRMISLAVFGVVLLKLVIVDLWLLPTVGKIIVFIMLGVILLVLSFLYQKLKKVLFMDNDENPSAKE